The Thermoanaerobaculia bacterium nucleotide sequence CGGACCTCGGGAAGCCGTTCGAGTGCGAAGTGCTCGGCGCGGTCCTCTCTTTTCCGGTGCTGGGGGAACGCATCGGGCGCCCCGCGCGGATCGGTGGCGAGCCGCTGCCGGCGGAGCCGCGCCTCGACTTGAAGGGCATTCCGGTCGTCGCCATGGTCGGCAGCTGCATGAACTGCGGCAAAACCGCCGCCGCCTGCGCCCTGGTGCGCGAGTTCGCCCACCAGGGCTTGCGCGTCGACGGCCTCAAGGCGACCGGCGTCTCGCTGCGGAGGGACATCCTGGCGCTCGAGGATGCCGGAGCGCGCGCCACGGCGATCTTCACCGACCTCGGCGTGGTCTCGACGACGGCTGCGAACTCGGCACAGGCGACGCGCATGCTGCTGACGAAGCTCGCCGCCCAGACCGTCGATCCGGCGCTTCGCGCCGACCTGATCGTCCTCGAGCTCGGTGATGGCCTTCTGGGCGCCTACGGCGTCGATGCCATTCTCGGAGACCCCGAGCTGCGCTCCGCCTTCACGGCCGTCGTCCTGGCGGCGAACGATCCAGTGGCGGCGTGGGGCGGGATCGAGCTCCTGCGGCGCGACTACGGCATCGAGCCGGTAGCGGTGACCGGTCCGGCGACCGACAACGCGGTCGGCGTCCGGCTGATCGAGGACCGCATGGGGGTGCCGGCGGCCAACGCCCGGACCTCGCCGGAGGCGCTCGCCGCGATGGTCTTCGCGCGCCTCGGGATTGCGCCCGCGGGCGGCGGTGCCGCTCTCGATGCGCAAGATCCGACCGACCTCTCTAATTCCGCTCTCTCTGCCGTCGAACACGAGGGCGGGCGTTGAACCAGAAGGCTTCTGCAACCGTCCCGGTGATCGTCCTCGGCGGCTCGGGCTATGTCGCCGGGGAGGTCGTGCGCCTGCTCGCCGCCCATCCCGGCTTCACGCTCGCCGCCGTCGTCTCCGAGAGCCGTGCCGGCACCGCTGTCGCGGAAGCCTTCCCGCATCTCGCCGGGACGATCGACGGTCTGGTCTTCACCGACTTCGAAGCGCTCCCGGCGCTCTTCGCGAGCGCGGCCGGCGACCGGGTGCGCTTCGCCCTGGTCTCCGCCGCGCCGCACGGCGCTTCGGCGGCGCTGGTGGCGCGGGCGATCGCGCTGGCCGAGAGCGCCGCGGTGGCGCTCTCGGTGGTCGATCTCTCGGCGGACTTCCGCTTCGCCGACGCCGCCCGATACGAAGCCGTCTACGGCCATCCCCATCCGGCCCCGGGTCTGCTGCCGCGCTTCGTGCGCGCGCTCCCCGAGCACTCGTCCTGGGCGCCGGGAGAAAGTGACAGCGTCTGCATCGCGCACCCGGGCTGCTTTACGACCGCAGTGTTGCTCGCCGTCGTGCCGCTGCTGGCGCTCGGCGTCGCCGAGCCGCACTTCGCGGTGACCGCGATCACTGGCTCGACCGGCAGCGGCCGCGGGCTCTCCGACAAGACCCATCATCCGGCGCGGCGCAGCAACCTCGCAGCCTACTCGCCGCTCGCCCACCGTCATGCGCCGGAGATGGCGGCACTTGCCGGCGAGGCCTCGGGGATCCGCCCGGAGATCGACTTCGTGCCGCTCTCCGGGCCGCAGGCACGGGGCATCTATGCCGCGGTCCAGGGAAGGCTGGTGGAGGCGCGGCGCGGGGCCGCCGCGGCGGAGATCGCCAGCGAGCTGGCGGGCTTCTACGCCGGGCGCCCGTTCGTCGCGATCAGCGGGACGCCGCCGGCCCTGACCGACGTCGTCGGGACCAACCGGGCGCGCCTCGGGGTCGCCTGCGGCGGCGGGTCGCTCGCCGTCACCGTGGCGATCGACAACCTGGTCAAGGGGGCGGCCGGTGGCGCCGTGCAGTGGCTCAACCGGATCTACGGCTTCGACGAGGCGGTCGGCCTCGAAGCCGCGAGTCTGGGATGGTTCTGACGTGGGAGACGAAGAGATGATCGCGAGTCCATTGGCGGGTCTGCACGCGGGAACGGAGGCTTCGGCAGCGGAGCTCGAAGCGCGCTACCTTCTGCCGGTCTACAAGCACCTGGCCCTCGAGCCGGTGCGCGGCGAGGGCGTCTGGCTCGAAACCGCGGACGGCCGGCGGGTTCTCGATCTCTACGGCGGCCACGCCGTGGCACTTCTGGGCTACGGGCACCCGCGGCTGCTGGCGGCGCTCGCGCACCAGGCCGCAGAGCTCCACTTCCAGTCGAACGCCGTGCCGAACTTCGTGCGCGGACGGGCCGCCGAGGCGCTCATCGCCTTCGCCCCCGAGGGGCTCGAGCAGGCCTTCTTCGTCAACAGCGGCGCCGAGGCGAACGAGAACGCGCTGCGCCTCGCCTTCCGCAGAACCGGGCGTCGCAAAGTGGTGGCGATCGAAGGCGCCTTTCACGGCCGCACCGCGGCGGCGGCGGCGGTCTCCTGGGGCTCGGAGCGCTGGTACGGCTTTCCCGCCAAACCGTTTGACGTCGAGTTCGTGCCGCGCGGCGACTTCGGCCGGCTCGCCCAGGCGGTCGACAGTGACACCGCCGCGCTGATCCTCGAGCCGGTGCAGGGGCTGGCCGGCGCCTACGCTCTCGGAAGGGAGTTTCTGGTCGCGGCCCGCGAGGTCACCGAAGAGGCCGGCGCCCTGCTCATCTTCGACGAGGTCCAGTGCGGTCTCGGCAGGAGCGGTGCGCCGTTCTCGGCGCGCCTGCACGGCGTGACGCCGGACATCCTGACGGTCGGCAAAGGTCTCGCCGGCGGACTCCCGGCGGCCGCGCTCGTCGTCCGGCCCGAGGCGATGCCGAAACTGGCCGCCGGCGATCTCGGCACGACGTTCGGTGGCGGGCCGCTCGTCTGCGCGGCGATCGAGGCGACCCTCGACGCGCTCGTCGAGGAGGGGCTCATGCCGCGGGTCCGCGTCGTCTCGCGGGCGCTCTTCGGCCTTGCCGGGCGCGGTCCGGTGGTCGCCGTCCAGGGCGAGGGC carries:
- the argC gene encoding N-acetyl-gamma-glutamyl-phosphate reductase; this translates as MNQKASATVPVIVLGGSGYVAGEVVRLLAAHPGFTLAAVVSESRAGTAVAEAFPHLAGTIDGLVFTDFEALPALFASAAGDRVRFALVSAAPHGASAALVARAIALAESAAVALSVVDLSADFRFADAARYEAVYGHPHPAPGLLPRFVRALPEHSSWAPGESDSVCIAHPGCFTTAVLLAVVPLLALGVAEPHFAVTAITGSTGSGRGLSDKTHHPARRSNLAAYSPLAHRHAPEMAALAGEASGIRPEIDFVPLSGPQARGIYAAVQGRLVEARRGAAAAEIASELAGFYAGRPFVAISGTPPALTDVVGTNRARLGVACGGGSLAVTVAIDNLVKGAAGGAVQWLNRIYGFDEAVGLEAASLGWF
- a CDS encoding aspartate aminotransferase family protein, encoding MIASPLAGLHAGTEASAAELEARYLLPVYKHLALEPVRGEGVWLETADGRRVLDLYGGHAVALLGYGHPRLLAALAHQAAELHFQSNAVPNFVRGRAAEALIAFAPEGLEQAFFVNSGAEANENALRLAFRRTGRRKVVAIEGAFHGRTAAAAAVSWGSERWYGFPAKPFDVEFVPRGDFGRLAQAVDSDTAALILEPVQGLAGAYALGREFLVAAREVTEEAGALLIFDEVQCGLGRSGAPFSARLHGVTPDILTVGKGLAGGLPAAALVVRPEAMPKLAAGDLGTTFGGGPLVCAAIEATLDALVEEGLMPRVRVVSRALFGLAGRGPVVAVQGEGLLLGLRTRRPAREIQAELLARDILVGTSDDPFVVRLLPPLTLGLEHVALLAAALQELAE